In Heterodontus francisci isolate sHetFra1 chromosome 40, sHetFra1.hap1, whole genome shotgun sequence, one DNA window encodes the following:
- the LOC137353151 gene encoding chromogranin-A-like — protein sequence MSFCHSGHVTLPSNLSTIYCSKLQQHSQFKMISKGFLAWILFCYHVSCRPLSSELEKEDEKVTRCIVEVISDTLSKPYPMPVSRKCSKILEEDERILAMVRHQNLLKELQELTHHEETRESSAKKKSLESNKRGNDPEEESVEWNEEDYVEKKHMLDKKGGSTEWRDNVGSRGGDNAKTDIPLKREEDMKKYEDSEEENMKEQHEYKGINGQDDTKVPMRKSEELSEEDKQSLEKRQRDSSEEEDRISKKDEQEDRDVLKIGELIEQIAREELQDEDDKKVDEKHHSKEYSSKEGDFNKRNEEELRNVEKRVEENASDEETDQFEAQGKRIKIFDPNTHLHETDDKHSPEKTLQDNKRHHRLEEDMDLKRHDDDLEYLQKRHHDFENQEEQKKGEEEEEEIEEEGQDEGEEEEERKLKYEEHKLKNLVEIEKELKKVAEKLRDIRRG from the exons CTCCAAACTCCAACAGCATTCTCAATTCAAGATGATTTCCAAGGGTTTTTTAGCCTGGATTCTGTTCTGTTACCATG TGAGCTGCCGCCCCCTGTCATCTGAACTGGAGAAGGAAGATGAGAAG gtTACCAGGTGTATTGTCGAAGTGATCTCAGATACACTTTCCAAACCCTACCCAATGCCAGTCagcaggaaatgcagcaagatcctcGAAGAAG ACGAGCGGATTCTGGCCATGGTGCGTCACCAGAATCTTCTGAAGGAGCTGCAAGAACTGACTCATCATG AGGAGACTAGAGAGAGCTCAGCCAAGAAAAAGTCTCTTGAAAGCAACAAAAGAGGGAACGACCCAGAGGAAGAAAGTGTAGAATGGAATGAAGAAGACTATGTAGAGAAGAAACACATGTTGGACAAGAAGGGAGGAAGTACTGAGTGGAGGGACAATGTTGGTAGCCGAGGAGGAGACAATGCTAAGACGGATATCCCTTTAAAGAGAGAGGAAGACATGAAGAAATATGAGGACAGTGAAGAAGAAAACATGAAGGAGCAACATGAATATAAAGGTATTAATGGTCAAGATGACACCAAGGTACCCATGCGTAAAAGTGAAGAGCTCAGTGAGGAAGATAAGCAAAGTCTTGAGAAGAGACAAAGAGACTCATCTGAGGAAGAGGATCGAATATCCAAAAAAGATGAGCAGGAAGACCGTGATGTCCTCAAGATAGGTGAACTGATTGAGCAGATCGCCAGGGAGGAACTGCAAGATGAAGATGACAAGAAAGTCGATGAGAAGCATCACAGCAAAGAGTACAGCTCAAAAGAAGGTGACTTTAATAAGAGAAATGAGGAAGAACTGAGAAATGTTGAGAAACGAGTTGAAGAAAATGCCAGTGATGAAGAAACTGATCAGTTTGAAGCTCAAGGAAAGAGAATCAAGATCTTCGATCCCAACACCCATCTGCATGAGACTGATGACAAACATTCCCCTGAGAAGACGTTGCAGGATAATAAGAGACATCATCGCCTGGAAGAAGACATGGACCTGAAGAGACATGATGATGACCTGGAGTACCTTCAGAAGAGGCACCATGATTTTGAAAACCAAGAAGAACAGaaaaagggggaggaggaggaggaagagatcgAGGAGGagggacaggatgagggagaggaggaggaagaaaggaaATTGAAATATGAG GAGCACAAACTGAAGAACCTTGTGGAGATTGAGAAGGAGCTGAAGAAGGTTGCTGAGAAGCTGAGGGATATTCGACGGGGCTAA
- the LOC137353024 gene encoding inositol-tetrakisphosphate 1-kinase-like isoform X2 translates to MPLVKAGFLIYTSTTRTRGIEVIQVDLTKSIEEQGPFDVIIHKLSDLMVEADQQDPQSQQLIQKFQDYVEAHPQTILLDPLPAMRRLSDRFQSYKLIQELQALDQDNQFCNPPYLELATGSQSEILHLIKEQKLTFPLICKTRVAQGSSSHDMALIFSEEGLRDVSLPCVLQSFINHNAVLYKVFVVGQSYFVVRRPSLKNFAVGKSDRKTIFFNSHEVSKPESCSHLTERDEGDRLPSGPSDRIIKFISRGLQVSLGMSLFGVDVIVDTKTGKLAVIDINAFPGYEGVPEFFSALLNHIETLLREREGNMDRRSLTAKSTGPHCWHPGPGVQGTQAPAPASKYVDSLAREAWTVEETAVGDRASDSSCFRGFAIPSPTLCQSNCE, encoded by the exons GTTGATCTGACCAAATCAATCGAAGAGCAAGGACCCTTTGATGTGATCATTCACAAACTTTCAGACTTGATGGTGGAAGCTGATCAACAGGACCCACAGTCCCAGCAACTCATTCAGAAATTTCAG GATTATGTTGAAGCCCATCCTCAGACCATCTTGTTGGATCCCTTGCCTGCCATGCGAAGACTCTCTGATCGGTTTCAGTCCTACAAACTTATTCAGGAGCTGCAGGCCTTGGACCAAG ATAATCAGTTCTGCAATCCTCCATATCTGGAGCTGGCGACAGGAAGCCAGAGTGAGATTCTGCATCTGATTAAAGAACAAAAACTGACTTTTCCGCTCA TTTGTAAAACCAGGGTTGCACAGGGGTCAAGTTCCCATGAT ATGGCTCTTATCTTCAGTGAAGAAGGCCTGAGGGATGTGAGTTTGCCCTGTGTGCTGCAAAGCTTCATCAACCACAATGCTGTACTCTATAAAGTCTTTGTTGTTGGCCAGTCATATTTTGTTGTGAGGAGGCCCTCGTTGAAGAACTTTGCAGTCGGTAAATCAG ATAGGAAAACAATTTTCTTTAACAGTCACGAAGTTTCGAAGCCAGAGTCTTGTTCACATCTCACGGAG AGGGACGAAGGGGATAGGCTTCCCAGTGGACCATCAGACAGGATTATTAAATTCATCAGCCGAGGCCTGCAGGTGTCTTTGGGAATGTCACTGTTTGGAGTGGATGTGATTGTCGACACTAAAACTGGCAAACTTGCAGTGATTGACATCAATGCATTCCCAG GGTACGAAGGCGTCCCGGAATTCTTCAGTGCCCTCTTAAACCACATTGAGACGCTGCTGCGCGAGCGGGAGGGAAATATGGACAGGAGAAGCCTGACGGCCAAATCGACAGGGCCTCACTGCTGGCACCCGGGCCCGGGCGTGCAGGGGACCCAGGCACCGGCCCCCGCCTCTAAATACGTCGACAGTCTGGCAAGAGAAGCGTGGACAGTGGAAGAGACTGCAGTGGGGGATCGAGCATCGGATTCTAGTTGCTTTCGGGGATTCGCCATCCCATCACCCACCCTGTGCCAGTCCAACTGTGAATAG
- the LOC137353024 gene encoding inositol-tetrakisphosphate 1-kinase-like isoform X1 has protein sequence MQPWLKAKRVGFCLSDKKRRKLNFLVFAELCRTRGIEVIQVDLTKSIEEQGPFDVIIHKLSDLMVEADQQDPQSQQLIQKFQDYVEAHPQTILLDPLPAMRRLSDRFQSYKLIQELQALDQDNQFCNPPYLELATGSQSEILHLIKEQKLTFPLICKTRVAQGSSSHDMALIFSEEGLRDVSLPCVLQSFINHNAVLYKVFVVGQSYFVVRRPSLKNFAVGKSDRKTIFFNSHEVSKPESCSHLTERDEGDRLPSGPSDRIIKFISRGLQVSLGMSLFGVDVIVDTKTGKLAVIDINAFPGYEGVPEFFSALLNHIETLLREREGNMDRRSLTAKSTGPHCWHPGPGVQGTQAPAPASKYVDSLAREAWTVEETAVGDRASDSSCFRGFAIPSPTLCQSNCE, from the exons GTTGATCTGACCAAATCAATCGAAGAGCAAGGACCCTTTGATGTGATCATTCACAAACTTTCAGACTTGATGGTGGAAGCTGATCAACAGGACCCACAGTCCCAGCAACTCATTCAGAAATTTCAG GATTATGTTGAAGCCCATCCTCAGACCATCTTGTTGGATCCCTTGCCTGCCATGCGAAGACTCTCTGATCGGTTTCAGTCCTACAAACTTATTCAGGAGCTGCAGGCCTTGGACCAAG ATAATCAGTTCTGCAATCCTCCATATCTGGAGCTGGCGACAGGAAGCCAGAGTGAGATTCTGCATCTGATTAAAGAACAAAAACTGACTTTTCCGCTCA TTTGTAAAACCAGGGTTGCACAGGGGTCAAGTTCCCATGAT ATGGCTCTTATCTTCAGTGAAGAAGGCCTGAGGGATGTGAGTTTGCCCTGTGTGCTGCAAAGCTTCATCAACCACAATGCTGTACTCTATAAAGTCTTTGTTGTTGGCCAGTCATATTTTGTTGTGAGGAGGCCCTCGTTGAAGAACTTTGCAGTCGGTAAATCAG ATAGGAAAACAATTTTCTTTAACAGTCACGAAGTTTCGAAGCCAGAGTCTTGTTCACATCTCACGGAG AGGGACGAAGGGGATAGGCTTCCCAGTGGACCATCAGACAGGATTATTAAATTCATCAGCCGAGGCCTGCAGGTGTCTTTGGGAATGTCACTGTTTGGAGTGGATGTGATTGTCGACACTAAAACTGGCAAACTTGCAGTGATTGACATCAATGCATTCCCAG GGTACGAAGGCGTCCCGGAATTCTTCAGTGCCCTCTTAAACCACATTGAGACGCTGCTGCGCGAGCGGGAGGGAAATATGGACAGGAGAAGCCTGACGGCCAAATCGACAGGGCCTCACTGCTGGCACCCGGGCCCGGGCGTGCAGGGGACCCAGGCACCGGCCCCCGCCTCTAAATACGTCGACAGTCTGGCAAGAGAAGCGTGGACAGTGGAAGAGACTGCAGTGGGGGATCGAGCATCGGATTCTAGTTGCTTTCGGGGATTCGCCATCCCATCACCCACCCTGTGCCAGTCCAACTGTGAATAG
- the LOC137353024 gene encoding inositol-tetrakisphosphate 1-kinase-like isoform X3 translates to MVEADQQDPQSQQLIQKFQDYVEAHPQTILLDPLPAMRRLSDRFQSYKLIQELQALDQDNQFCNPPYLELATGSQSEILHLIKEQKLTFPLICKTRVAQGSSSHDMALIFSEEGLRDVSLPCVLQSFINHNAVLYKVFVVGQSYFVVRRPSLKNFAVGKSDRKTIFFNSHEVSKPESCSHLTERDEGDRLPSGPSDRIIKFISRGLQVSLGMSLFGVDVIVDTKTGKLAVIDINAFPGYEGVPEFFSALLNHIETLLREREGNMDRRSLTAKSTGPHCWHPGPGVQGTQAPAPASKYVDSLAREAWTVEETAVGDRASDSSCFRGFAIPSPTLCQSNCE, encoded by the exons ATGGTGGAAGCTGATCAACAGGACCCACAGTCCCAGCAACTCATTCAGAAATTTCAG GATTATGTTGAAGCCCATCCTCAGACCATCTTGTTGGATCCCTTGCCTGCCATGCGAAGACTCTCTGATCGGTTTCAGTCCTACAAACTTATTCAGGAGCTGCAGGCCTTGGACCAAG ATAATCAGTTCTGCAATCCTCCATATCTGGAGCTGGCGACAGGAAGCCAGAGTGAGATTCTGCATCTGATTAAAGAACAAAAACTGACTTTTCCGCTCA TTTGTAAAACCAGGGTTGCACAGGGGTCAAGTTCCCATGAT ATGGCTCTTATCTTCAGTGAAGAAGGCCTGAGGGATGTGAGTTTGCCCTGTGTGCTGCAAAGCTTCATCAACCACAATGCTGTACTCTATAAAGTCTTTGTTGTTGGCCAGTCATATTTTGTTGTGAGGAGGCCCTCGTTGAAGAACTTTGCAGTCGGTAAATCAG ATAGGAAAACAATTTTCTTTAACAGTCACGAAGTTTCGAAGCCAGAGTCTTGTTCACATCTCACGGAG AGGGACGAAGGGGATAGGCTTCCCAGTGGACCATCAGACAGGATTATTAAATTCATCAGCCGAGGCCTGCAGGTGTCTTTGGGAATGTCACTGTTTGGAGTGGATGTGATTGTCGACACTAAAACTGGCAAACTTGCAGTGATTGACATCAATGCATTCCCAG GGTACGAAGGCGTCCCGGAATTCTTCAGTGCCCTCTTAAACCACATTGAGACGCTGCTGCGCGAGCGGGAGGGAAATATGGACAGGAGAAGCCTGACGGCCAAATCGACAGGGCCTCACTGCTGGCACCCGGGCCCGGGCGTGCAGGGGACCCAGGCACCGGCCCCCGCCTCTAAATACGTCGACAGTCTGGCAAGAGAAGCGTGGACAGTGGAAGAGACTGCAGTGGGGGATCGAGCATCGGATTCTAGTTGCTTTCGGGGATTCGCCATCCCATCACCCACCCTGTGCCAGTCCAACTGTGAATAG